A window of the Streptomyces sp. NBC_00454 genome harbors these coding sequences:
- a CDS encoding flavin reductase family protein, which translates to MTALGVAPAAPHTDVSQDFRHLMKMWPSGVSVVTTQVDGAPYGFTASSFTSVSMHPPMISVCLDRSARCAPAFAEADWISVNVLGSHQDGLAGRFASKLDDKFNGLTVVEGAGGAPAFPDSLGVIECRLDRVIPAGDHLILLANVHRATHLGASEPLAYYRSAFAEVSPRERAR; encoded by the coding sequence ATGACCGCGCTCGGCGTGGCACCCGCGGCTCCTCACACCGACGTGAGCCAGGACTTCCGGCACCTCATGAAGATGTGGCCGTCCGGGGTCTCGGTGGTGACCACGCAGGTGGACGGGGCTCCGTACGGGTTCACCGCGAGCTCCTTCACCTCGGTCTCGATGCATCCGCCGATGATCTCCGTCTGTCTGGACCGGTCGGCGCGGTGCGCGCCGGCGTTCGCCGAGGCCGACTGGATCTCGGTGAACGTGCTCGGCTCGCACCAGGACGGGCTGGCGGGGCGGTTCGCCTCGAAGCTGGACGACAAGTTCAACGGCCTCACGGTCGTCGAAGGAGCGGGCGGGGCCCCGGCCTTCCCCGATTCCCTCGGTGTCATCGAATGCCGGCTGGACCGCGTCATCCCTGCCGGTGACCACCTGATCCTGCTCGCGAACGTCCACCGGGCCACCCACCTGGGCGCGAGCGAACCACTCGCCTACTACCGCAGCGCGTTCGCCGAAGTCAGCCCCAGGGAGCGGGCACGGTGA
- a CDS encoding MMPL family transporter — MFGRIGRFSVNRPWLTIVSWIVATVALATLAPELKSSTDQADFLPSRYESAQIMKIKEESFPQQESPAAIVVFQRNDGAALTDGDKATVAKVTADLQAKRYESFKTIATSPEAVSKDGKMALASVVSAEKDPAAEAGLESLRRLRTDGRAQLQGSELKMGVTGPTALMVDAKDAAGDTDAMIMMATLVLIIVLLGVIFRSPLIALLPVLMIALMFISANGLIATASELFGLEADASNSAILIVVLFGVGSDYILFLLFRYREHLRAGQEPKQALIDSVSRVGETIASAAGAVIVAFLALVFSTMGNMRAMGPSLAISVAVTLVAALTLVPAVFSLLGTKAFWPSKAWKRAPKNRLAGKVGDIASRRPALVAAVATGLLAVLAVGALGFKPGFDQESTLPKTLESIQVNADLQKSFSAGETEPSLVFVKSKEGAPLDKAALDTFRQSIAAVDNIGDVSPAVLSPKGDVALYSVVLKFRPSSDEAIELVAGDLRDAVHAKAPEGSKALVGGKTAVLADIEDAVKHDYGLVFPIAALAIMLILGLLLRSVVAPLYLMLAVGLGFTATLGSAVWLFQNIKGEDGLLFSLPIVVYLFVVAIGTDYNILMVARLREEVQAGRSTAESVRLAVSQSAPTIGSAAVILAGTFGVLMLADNSMLQQMGFAVAFGILLTAFIMALLLVPTLTALIGPKAWWPGNRSGHPSDVREQPVVEPRQEEPAVTGSHS; from the coding sequence ATGTTCGGACGGATAGGACGGTTCTCCGTCAACCGGCCCTGGCTGACCATAGTGTCCTGGATCGTCGCGACGGTTGCCCTGGCCACCCTGGCCCCCGAGCTGAAATCCAGTACGGACCAGGCGGACTTCCTGCCCTCCCGGTACGAGTCGGCTCAGATCATGAAGATCAAGGAGGAGTCCTTCCCGCAGCAGGAGTCCCCGGCGGCCATCGTGGTCTTCCAGCGCAACGACGGCGCCGCGCTGACGGATGGTGACAAGGCCACCGTCGCGAAGGTCACCGCGGACCTGCAGGCCAAGCGGTACGAGAGCTTCAAGACCATCGCAACCTCGCCCGAGGCGGTGTCCAAGGACGGAAAGATGGCGCTCGCGAGCGTCGTCTCCGCCGAGAAGGACCCCGCGGCCGAAGCCGGTCTGGAGTCGCTGCGCCGGCTGCGCACGGACGGCAGGGCCCAACTCCAGGGCAGCGAGCTGAAGATGGGCGTCACGGGTCCCACGGCGTTGATGGTCGATGCCAAGGACGCGGCCGGTGACACCGACGCCATGATCATGATGGCCACTCTGGTCCTGATCATCGTGCTGCTCGGGGTCATCTTCCGCAGCCCGCTCATCGCCCTCCTGCCGGTGCTGATGATCGCGCTGATGTTCATCTCGGCCAACGGCCTGATCGCGACCGCGAGCGAGCTCTTCGGCCTCGAGGCGGACGCGAGCAACTCCGCGATCCTGATCGTGGTGCTGTTCGGCGTGGGATCCGACTACATCCTGTTCCTGCTGTTCCGCTACCGCGAGCACCTGCGGGCCGGACAGGAGCCCAAGCAGGCCCTCATCGACTCCGTCTCGCGGGTCGGCGAGACGATCGCCTCCGCCGCCGGCGCCGTGATCGTCGCCTTCCTGGCCCTGGTGTTCTCCACCATGGGCAACATGCGTGCCATGGGCCCCTCGCTGGCCATCTCCGTCGCCGTGACGCTCGTCGCCGCGCTGACGCTGGTGCCCGCGGTCTTCTCGCTCCTCGGCACGAAGGCGTTCTGGCCCTCCAAGGCCTGGAAGCGGGCCCCGAAGAACCGGCTGGCCGGCAAGGTCGGCGACATCGCCTCCCGGCGCCCCGCCCTGGTCGCCGCCGTCGCCACGGGCCTGCTCGCCGTGCTCGCGGTCGGCGCCCTCGGCTTCAAGCCCGGGTTCGACCAGGAGAGCACCCTGCCCAAAACCCTGGAGTCGATCCAGGTCAACGCCGATCTGCAGAAGAGCTTCTCCGCCGGCGAGACCGAGCCGAGCCTGGTCTTCGTCAAGTCCAAGGAGGGCGCACCGCTCGACAAGGCCGCCCTCGACACCTTCCGGCAGTCCATCGCCGCGGTGGACAACATCGGGGACGTCTCCCCCGCCGTGCTGAGCCCCAAGGGCGATGTCGCCCTGTACAGCGTGGTGCTGAAGTTCCGGCCCTCGTCCGACGAGGCCATCGAACTGGTCGCCGGGGACCTGCGCGACGCGGTGCACGCGAAGGCGCCCGAGGGCTCGAAGGCGCTGGTGGGCGGCAAGACGGCGGTCCTCGCCGACATCGAGGACGCCGTCAAGCACGACTACGGGCTGGTCTTCCCGATCGCGGCGCTGGCCATCATGCTCATCCTGGGCCTGCTGCTGCGCAGCGTCGTCGCCCCGCTCTACCTGATGCTGGCCGTCGGCCTCGGCTTCACCGCGACCCTCGGCTCGGCGGTCTGGCTGTTCCAGAACATCAAGGGTGAGGACGGACTGCTGTTCTCGCTGCCGATCGTCGTGTACCTGTTCGTCGTCGCCATCGGCACCGACTACAACATCCTCATGGTGGCGCGACTGCGCGAGGAGGTGCAGGCCGGACGGTCCACCGCCGAGTCGGTGCGGCTCGCCGTCTCCCAGTCGGCGCCGACCATCGGTTCGGCGGCCGTCATCCTGGCCGGCACCTTCGGCGTCCTGATGCTGGCCGACAACTCGATGCTCCAGCAGATGGGCTTCGCGGTGGCGTTCGGCATCCTGCTGACCGCGTTCATCATGGCGCTGCTGCTGGTGCCGACGCTGACGGCGCTGATCGGCCCGAAGGCATGGTGGCCGGGCAACCGCTCCGGACACCCTTCCGACGTCCGTGAGCAGCCCGTCGTGGAGCCCCGCCAGGAAGAGCCGGCCGTCACCGGCAGCCACTCCTAG
- the sbnA gene encoding 2,3-diaminopropionate biosynthesis protein SbnA, translating to MPIVDAPEQFNQEDLYLDLHSTMGLPVYLKCEGFNFAGSIKLKAATEMVDAAERQGLLSSDSILIESSSGNLGVALSMIAANRGYDFECVTDARCNLATRLLIEAMGSRVKVITEGHPERGLLGARLDYVRERCASDPRYVWLNQHANPNNWKAHYRVTAPAIARRFPQLDVLFIGAGTTGTLMGCARYFRQTQPGTTIVAVDSVGSVTFGVPAGLRMIPGLGAGVRPALLDESFVDHVVHVPEAETVRVCHQLARSGFMFGGSTGTVIAGARRWLAEHRPAGEVTAVAIAPDFGERYLDTLYHTNWVREFYGPDVLDGLSTHEQYTH from the coding sequence TTGCCCATAGTGGACGCTCCTGAGCAGTTCAATCAGGAAGACCTCTACCTGGACCTCCACTCCACGATGGGCCTCCCGGTCTACCTCAAGTGCGAGGGCTTCAACTTCGCGGGCTCGATCAAGCTCAAGGCCGCCACCGAAATGGTGGACGCCGCCGAGCGCCAGGGGCTCCTGAGCTCCGATTCCATCCTGATCGAGTCCTCGTCCGGCAACCTGGGCGTGGCGCTCAGCATGATCGCCGCCAACAGGGGCTACGACTTCGAGTGCGTCACCGACGCCCGGTGCAACCTGGCCACGCGGCTGCTGATCGAAGCGATGGGCAGCCGGGTCAAGGTGATCACCGAGGGGCATCCGGAACGCGGCCTGCTCGGCGCGCGGCTGGACTACGTACGCGAACGCTGTGCGAGCGACCCCCGGTACGTGTGGCTGAACCAGCATGCCAATCCCAACAACTGGAAGGCGCACTACCGGGTCACCGCGCCCGCGATCGCGCGCCGGTTCCCCCAGCTGGACGTGCTGTTCATCGGGGCCGGAACCACGGGCACCCTGATGGGCTGCGCCCGGTACTTCCGCCAGACGCAACCCGGCACGACCATCGTCGCGGTCGACAGCGTCGGGTCCGTCACCTTCGGCGTACCGGCGGGACTGCGGATGATTCCGGGCCTGGGCGCCGGCGTGCGTCCGGCGCTGCTCGACGAGTCCTTCGTGGACCACGTCGTGCACGTGCCGGAGGCGGAGACCGTCAGGGTCTGCCACCAGCTCGCCAGGTCCGGCTTCATGTTCGGGGGCTCCACCGGCACCGTGATCGCCGGCGCGCGCCGCTGGCTCGCCGAGCACCGGCCGGCGGGCGAGGTCACCGCGGTGGCCATCGCCCCCGATTTCGGCGAGCGATATCTCGACACGCTTTACCACACCAATTGGGTGCGGGAATTCTACGGCCCGGACGTCCTGGACGGGCTGAGCACCCACGAGCAGTACACCCATTGA
- a CDS encoding MbtH family protein has translation MTNPFEDNDASYYVLVNEEGQHSLWPVFIEVPLGWTIAHGQDARQSCLDFIERNWTDMRPKSLIAASNT, from the coding sequence ATGACGAACCCCTTTGAGGACAACGACGCCAGCTACTACGTCCTGGTGAACGAAGAGGGCCAGCACTCCCTCTGGCCCGTCTTCATCGAAGTCCCGCTCGGGTGGACCATCGCCCACGGCCAGGACGCGAGGCAGTCCTGCCTGGACTTCATCGAGCGGAACTGGACCGACATGCGGCCCAAGAGCCTGATCGCCGCGTCGAATACGTGA
- a CDS encoding thioesterase II family protein, with the protein MTTGLSGNTWFRRYSATPTPRRRLVVLPHAGGSASFFHAWGRSFDADTEVLVAKYPGRHERLAEPCIDSMDVLADQVTAALLPFADLPLTLFGHSMGASLAYEVALRLEERHAVRPAALHVSSRKAPHRLTPRDLYLRGDAALIAELRRLGGTDTALLDDPDIQELVLPAVRADFTIVGTYGPRSAVPVGCPVHAWIGDADPSTPAREMEAWGDVAPRGFRLRVLPGGHFYLVEQHDALVREVSELLVTSG; encoded by the coding sequence ATGACGACCGGTTTGAGCGGCAACACGTGGTTCCGCAGGTACTCCGCAACTCCCACGCCCCGACGCCGGCTGGTGGTCCTGCCGCACGCGGGCGGTTCGGCGAGCTTCTTCCACGCCTGGGGCCGGTCCTTCGACGCCGATACGGAGGTCCTGGTGGCGAAGTATCCGGGCCGGCACGAGCGGCTCGCCGAACCGTGCATCGACAGCATGGACGTGCTCGCGGACCAGGTCACCGCGGCGTTGCTGCCGTTCGCGGACCTACCCCTGACGCTCTTCGGCCACAGCATGGGGGCCTCGCTGGCCTACGAGGTGGCGCTGCGGCTGGAGGAGCGGCACGCCGTCCGGCCCGCCGCCCTCCACGTGTCCAGCCGCAAGGCTCCGCACCGGCTGACCCCGCGCGACCTCTACCTTCGGGGGGACGCGGCGCTGATCGCCGAACTGCGCAGGCTCGGCGGGACCGACACCGCTCTGCTCGACGACCCGGACATCCAGGAGCTCGTACTGCCGGCGGTCCGGGCGGACTTCACCATCGTGGGCACCTACGGACCGCGCAGCGCCGTCCCGGTCGGCTGCCCCGTCCACGCCTGGATCGGCGATGCGGATCCCTCCACCCCGGCGCGGGAGATGGAGGCCTGGGGCGATGTCGCGCCCCGCGGATTCCGGCTGCGGGTGCTGCCCGGCGGCCACTTCTACCTGGTCGAACAGCACGATGCGCTGGTGCGCGAGGTCTCGGAGCTACTGGTCACCAGCGGCTGA
- the serA gene encoding phosphoglycerate dehydrogenase — protein sequence MDRSVVLIAEELSEATVTALGPDIEVRYCAGADREALLAALPGADAVLVRSATRMDAEAIAAGTRLKVIGRAGVGLDNVDVAAATRAGVMVVNAPTANVVSAAELTVGLLLAVARNIPQAGAALKEGRWQRSRYTGVELAGKTLGIIGLGRIGSLVARRMEAFGMRLLAYDPYVRPEHAARSGVRVTGLDELLAEADFLTVHLPRTSGTAGLIGFDALHKVKPGVRLVNAARGGIVDETELYAALKEGRIAGAAVDVFATEPCTDSPLFELDNVIVTPHLGAGTAEAQERAGTAVAASVRQALSGRFVPEAANLAVGAVDGELDPWLVLTEELGRLFTATADGLPRRLRVRVDGEITVHDTAALELAALKGALDGVAAGAVSYVNAPLIAREHGLGTELINGADGGAHHSLVTLSGVLPSGEEVSVAGTLTGPGSGHRLVEVCGFTLDLPLTGTTLFFRAPDAPGLVGAVTEALDRTPLNALRIAHGSPDGNEVLLALSVSGPVAPEVLDAAAAGIHATRRWSLEQSA from the coding sequence ATGGACAGGTCCGTCGTACTGATCGCCGAAGAGCTCTCCGAGGCCACCGTCACCGCTCTGGGGCCGGACATCGAGGTCCGGTACTGCGCGGGCGCCGACCGGGAGGCGCTGCTCGCGGCGCTGCCCGGGGCGGACGCCGTCCTCGTGCGCAGCGCCACCCGGATGGACGCGGAGGCGATCGCGGCGGGGACCCGGCTCAAGGTGATCGGCCGGGCGGGCGTGGGCCTCGACAACGTCGACGTGGCCGCCGCCACCCGGGCGGGCGTCATGGTGGTCAACGCCCCCACGGCCAATGTCGTCAGCGCCGCCGAACTCACCGTGGGCCTGCTGCTCGCGGTGGCGCGGAACATCCCGCAGGCCGGCGCGGCGCTCAAGGAGGGCCGGTGGCAGCGCAGCCGGTACACCGGGGTGGAGCTGGCCGGCAAGACGCTGGGCATCATCGGCCTGGGACGCATCGGGTCGCTGGTGGCGCGCCGCATGGAGGCCTTCGGCATGCGACTGCTCGCCTACGACCCGTATGTGCGGCCGGAGCACGCCGCCCGGAGCGGCGTACGCGTCACCGGGCTCGACGAACTCCTCGCCGAGGCGGACTTCCTGACCGTCCACCTGCCCAGGACGAGCGGGACGGCGGGCCTGATCGGATTCGACGCACTGCACAAGGTCAAGCCGGGCGTCCGTCTCGTCAACGCGGCCCGGGGCGGCATCGTGGACGAGACGGAGCTGTACGCCGCGCTCAAGGAAGGCCGGATCGCGGGCGCGGCCGTCGACGTCTTCGCCACCGAACCCTGCACCGATTCCCCGCTCTTCGAGCTGGACAACGTGATCGTCACGCCACACCTCGGCGCCGGCACCGCCGAGGCGCAGGAGCGCGCCGGTACGGCCGTCGCCGCATCCGTACGGCAGGCGCTGTCGGGGCGGTTCGTCCCCGAGGCGGCCAACCTGGCGGTGGGCGCCGTCGACGGCGAGCTCGACCCGTGGCTGGTCCTGACCGAGGAGTTGGGGCGGCTGTTCACCGCGACCGCCGACGGCCTGCCGCGGCGGCTGCGGGTGAGGGTCGACGGGGAGATCACCGTCCATGACACCGCGGCGCTGGAGCTGGCCGCGCTCAAGGGCGCGCTCGATGGTGTGGCCGCAGGGGCCGTCTCCTACGTCAACGCTCCGCTGATCGCCCGGGAGCACGGTCTGGGCACCGAACTGATCAACGGAGCCGACGGCGGGGCGCACCACAGTCTGGTCACGCTGTCGGGGGTGCTGCCCTCCGGCGAGGAGGTCTCCGTCGCGGGCACGCTCACCGGGCCGGGCTCCGGCCACAGGCTGGTGGAGGTGTGCGGTTTCACGCTGGACCTCCCTCTCACCGGGACCACCCTCTTCTTCCGTGCCCCCGACGCCCCGGGGCTGGTCGGTGCGGTCACCGAGGCGCTGGACCGCACTCCCCTGAACGCCCTGCGGATCGCGCACGGATCCCCCGACGGGAACGAGGTCCTCCTCGCGCTGAGCGTGAGCGGTCCCGTGGCGCCGGAGGTCCTGGACGCCGCGGCTGCCGGGATCCACGCGACCCGCAGGTGGTCCTTGGAGCAGTCTGCGTGA
- the sbnB gene encoding 2,3-diaminopropionate biosynthesis protein SbnB produces MSPQPVVPPFAVISGAQVADVLTGSEKQIVDLVEDVYRLHGRGDTVNPPSYFLRFPDRPSSRIIALPAAVGGDRPTDGLKWISSFPDNVAAGIPRASAVLILNDHATGYPFACLESSIISASRTAASAALAADRLSRGERPRRIGFIGTGLIARYIHHYLEATDWTFDELGVHDLSQEHAESFAGYLGGRPGSAPVVVHGSAEELIRESDLVVFATVAGSPHVHDPAWFAHNPLVLNVSLRDLSPEILLASANIVDDIEHCLKADTSPHLVEQLTGNREFIDGTLFDVLEGRVELPADRPVVFSPFGLGVLDIALGRHVHDQLRDAGQLGVVDGFFHELDRYGNNGSAARSQH; encoded by the coding sequence ATGTCCCCGCAGCCTGTCGTACCGCCCTTCGCCGTCATCAGCGGCGCCCAGGTCGCCGACGTGCTCACCGGCAGCGAGAAGCAGATCGTGGACCTGGTCGAGGACGTCTACCGGCTCCACGGCCGGGGCGACACGGTCAACCCGCCCTCGTACTTCCTGCGCTTCCCCGACCGGCCCAGCTCCCGCATCATCGCGCTGCCCGCCGCCGTGGGCGGCGACCGGCCGACCGACGGCCTGAAGTGGATCTCCAGCTTCCCCGACAACGTCGCGGCGGGCATCCCGCGGGCCTCGGCGGTGCTGATCCTCAACGACCACGCCACCGGCTACCCCTTCGCCTGTCTGGAAAGCTCCATCATCAGCGCGTCCAGGACCGCGGCGTCGGCGGCGCTCGCCGCCGACCGGCTCAGCCGGGGCGAGCGCCCCCGCAGGATCGGTTTCATCGGTACGGGGCTCATCGCCCGGTACATCCACCACTACCTCGAGGCCACCGACTGGACCTTCGACGAGCTCGGCGTCCACGACCTGTCGCAGGAGCACGCCGAGTCCTTCGCCGGCTACCTGGGCGGCCGCCCCGGCAGCGCGCCCGTCGTGGTGCACGGATCCGCGGAGGAGCTGATCCGGGAGAGCGACCTGGTGGTCTTCGCCACCGTCGCCGGCAGCCCGCACGTCCACGACCCGGCCTGGTTCGCCCACAACCCGCTCGTCCTGAACGTCTCGCTGCGGGACCTGTCCCCGGAGATCCTGCTGGCCTCCGCGAACATCGTGGACGACATCGAGCACTGCCTCAAGGCGGACACCTCCCCGCACCTGGTGGAACAGCTCACCGGGAACCGCGAGTTCATCGACGGGACCCTCTTCGACGTCCTCGAAGGCAGGGTCGAACTGCCCGCCGACCGTCCCGTGGTCTTCTCGCCCTTCGGCCTCGGAGTACTGGACATCGCGCTCGGCCGGCACGTCCACGACCAGCTGCGGGACGCGGGCCAACTGGGCGTCGTAGACGGCTTCTTCCACGAGCTCGACCGCTACGGCAACAACGGCTCAGCGGCCCGTTCACAGCACTAG
- a CDS encoding amino acid adenylation domain-containing protein — MTITGAPQRLIPRWVPPGDVPAEEAEQASLTRQIPVRLAARIRLLSRRSATGWEAALLAAHTAVLSALSGERALVSGYLPPTAAAPEAGPQPRTLALSLSLRDETWRELLGASERAADRPADGAFETVLDLGHIDGACAEPAPGTVLTTTLRYGPDGPAVLLRYRTDVLDAEAAGRIAGYYVTALEQMAAGPDTPSRARALLSDAEFQHQIHGLAGPERPIPDRRFHELFEEQVALRPTEVAAVRAGESLTYAQLNARANRIAHALLARGLAAEAVVAVVTERNLDWLAAVIGIFKAGAAYLPIEPHAPADRMARTLERSGCAIVLTEPGGPGHLERAAAPDLELLTVADAHGEDRSEENPGVPVAADQLAYLYFTSGSTGEPKGAMCEHAGFVNHLYAKIDDQGIGEGQVVAQTAPQSFDISLWQLVAALVVGGRTLIIEQDAVLDVDRYLDAVERGGVAVLQAVPSYLEVVLARLETSPRELPALRCVSVTGEALKKELTVRWFARFPHIALMNAYGLTETCDDTNHEVMTSVPVWDSVPLGPTVGNVTVYVVDEELRPVPLGAPGEIVFSGVCVGRGYVNDPERTAQAFGEDPHRPGLRLYRSGDFGRRLPGGSLEYLGRRDAQIKIRGFRIEIGEIENQLLKLPGVRDGAVVVVESPDRGRHLVGFQTGSDEPAGVLRERLAQALPAYMVPGRLERLDVLPLTPNGKTDKRALTAIASELAAQEAEQGHEEPRTDAERRLAAAWEAVLRLPAGKVGRNDNFYDQGGTSLSAVQLVVRMDRAFTLRDVIEHPTLHELAGLLAPAAAPVAAPAPSPSPVAASSLLVSPSTDTDADAQDATRVAPFDVTRIDDRPAVLELAGPAPADPAAWAAEHRARLRATVAEHGAVLVRGLGLRDADTVARFGRAYLDRIITEREGFAPRQVLADGVHSSSEWPADQPMCMHHELSYAREVPGTLLFAALKAPASGGVTAVADSQEVLRALPAGIVDRFEKEGWSLVRNYTETIGVTLADSFGTADRAAVEEYCEARGITYAWQDDGGLRTRQRAAAVLRHPVTGRRGWFNQIAFLNEWTLDPVIREYLTFEFGEDGLPFNSLHGEGEPLDEDTVLTINSVYEKHTLREPWRDGDLLIVDNLRMAHSREPYEGEREIAVVLGDPVTFAPGPDAH, encoded by the coding sequence ATGACGATCACTGGAGCACCTCAGCGGCTGATCCCCCGGTGGGTCCCGCCGGGCGACGTCCCCGCGGAGGAGGCCGAGCAGGCCTCGCTGACCCGGCAGATCCCCGTACGGCTGGCCGCGCGGATCAGACTGCTGTCCCGGCGGTCCGCCACCGGGTGGGAGGCCGCCCTCCTCGCCGCCCACACCGCGGTGCTGTCCGCACTCAGCGGCGAGCGCGCCCTCGTGTCCGGATACCTTCCCCCGACCGCCGCCGCCCCGGAGGCCGGCCCGCAGCCCCGTACCCTCGCCCTCTCCCTCTCCCTCCGCGACGAGACCTGGCGCGAGCTGCTCGGCGCCTCCGAGCGGGCGGCCGACAGGCCCGCCGACGGTGCCTTCGAGACCGTGCTGGACCTCGGGCACATCGACGGCGCCTGCGCGGAGCCCGCCCCGGGCACCGTGCTGACCACCACCCTGCGCTACGGACCCGACGGCCCGGCCGTGCTCCTGCGCTACCGCACCGACGTGCTGGACGCCGAAGCGGCCGGCCGCATCGCGGGCTACTACGTGACGGCACTGGAGCAGATGGCGGCCGGGCCGGACACCCCGAGCCGCGCCCGCGCGCTGCTGTCCGATGCGGAGTTCCAGCACCAGATCCACGGGCTCGCCGGTCCCGAGCGGCCGATACCGGACCGCCGGTTCCACGAGCTGTTCGAGGAGCAGGTCGCCCTCAGGCCGACGGAGGTGGCCGCCGTACGGGCCGGTGAGAGCCTGACGTACGCGCAGCTCAACGCCCGCGCCAACCGCATCGCCCACGCCCTGCTCGCCAGGGGGCTGGCGGCCGAGGCGGTGGTGGCGGTGGTCACCGAGCGCAACCTCGACTGGCTGGCCGCGGTCATCGGCATCTTCAAGGCCGGAGCGGCCTACCTGCCCATCGAACCGCACGCCCCGGCGGACCGGATGGCCCGGACGCTGGAGCGCAGCGGCTGCGCGATCGTCCTCACCGAGCCCGGCGGTCCGGGACACCTGGAGCGGGCGGCCGCACCGGACCTGGAGCTCCTCACCGTCGCCGACGCCCACGGCGAGGACCGCTCCGAGGAAAACCCCGGCGTGCCGGTCGCGGCGGACCAACTGGCCTACCTGTACTTCACTTCGGGCTCCACCGGAGAGCCCAAGGGCGCGATGTGCGAGCACGCCGGCTTCGTCAACCACCTCTACGCCAAGATCGACGACCAGGGGATCGGCGAGGGACAGGTGGTGGCCCAGACCGCCCCGCAGTCCTTCGACATCTCGCTCTGGCAGCTCGTGGCGGCCCTGGTCGTCGGCGGGCGCACGCTGATCATCGAGCAGGACGCGGTCCTCGACGTCGACCGGTACCTGGACGCGGTGGAGCGGGGCGGGGTCGCCGTCCTGCAGGCCGTCCCCTCCTACCTGGAGGTCGTGCTCGCCCGGCTGGAGACCAGCCCCAGGGAACTGCCCGCGCTGCGCTGCGTATCGGTCACCGGTGAGGCGCTGAAGAAGGAACTGACCGTGCGCTGGTTCGCGCGGTTCCCGCACATCGCGTTGATGAACGCCTACGGGCTCACCGAGACCTGCGACGACACCAATCACGAGGTGATGACCTCGGTGCCGGTCTGGGACTCGGTGCCGCTGGGCCCCACGGTCGGCAACGTCACCGTCTACGTCGTCGACGAAGAGCTGCGGCCGGTACCCCTCGGTGCGCCCGGCGAGATCGTCTTCTCCGGCGTGTGCGTGGGCCGCGGCTACGTCAACGATCCCGAGCGCACGGCCCAGGCGTTCGGTGAGGACCCGCACCGCCCCGGCCTGCGGCTCTACCGCTCCGGTGACTTCGGACGCCGGCTGCCCGGAGGTTCCCTCGAGTACCTCGGACGCCGCGACGCGCAGATCAAGATCCGGGGCTTCCGGATCGAGATCGGCGAGATCGAGAACCAGCTGCTCAAGCTGCCCGGGGTCCGCGACGGCGCCGTCGTGGTCGTGGAGAGCCCCGATCGGGGCCGCCACCTGGTCGGCTTCCAGACCGGCTCCGATGAACCCGCCGGGGTACTGCGCGAACGCCTGGCGCAGGCGCTGCCCGCCTACATGGTGCCGGGCCGGCTGGAGCGCCTGGACGTACTGCCGCTCACCCCCAACGGGAAGACCGACAAGCGCGCCCTCACCGCCATCGCCTCGGAACTGGCCGCTCAGGAGGCGGAGCAGGGCCACGAGGAGCCCCGTACGGACGCCGAGCGGCGGCTGGCAGCGGCCTGGGAGGCCGTACTGCGGCTGCCCGCGGGCAAGGTCGGACGCAACGACAACTTCTACGACCAGGGCGGCACCTCGCTCTCGGCGGTGCAGCTCGTCGTACGGATGGACCGGGCGTTCACCCTGCGCGATGTGATCGAGCACCCCACGCTGCACGAGCTCGCCGGTCTCCTGGCCCCGGCGGCCGCCCCCGTCGCGGCCCCGGCCCCGTCCCCCTCCCCCGTTGCGGCCTCCTCCCTCCTCGTGTCCCCCTCCACCGACACCGACGCCGACGCGCAGGACGCGACACGGGTCGCCCCGTTCGACGTGACCCGCATCGACGACCGCCCCGCGGTGCTCGAACTCGCCGGCCCCGCCCCGGCCGACCCGGCCGCCTGGGCCGCCGAGCACCGGGCGCGGCTGCGCGCCACCGTGGCGGAGCACGGGGCGGTGCTGGTCAGGGGCCTCGGTCTGCGCGACGCGGACACCGTTGCCCGGTTCGGCCGGGCGTACCTGGACCGGATCATCACGGAACGCGAAGGCTTCGCCCCGCGGCAGGTTCTGGCGGACGGGGTCCACTCCTCCTCCGAATGGCCCGCCGATCAGCCGATGTGCATGCACCACGAGCTGAGTTACGCCCGTGAGGTCCCCGGGACGCTCCTGTTCGCCGCTCTCAAGGCCCCCGCCTCCGGCGGAGTGACCGCGGTCGCCGACTCGCAGGAGGTGCTTCGGGCGCTCCCCGCAGGAATCGTCGACCGCTTCGAGAAGGAGGGATGGTCGCTCGTCCGCAACTACACGGAGACCATCGGGGTCACCCTGGCCGATTCCTTCGGCACGGCCGACCGCGCGGCCGTCGAGGAGTACTGCGAGGCCCGGGGCATCACGTACGCCTGGCAGGACGACGGCGGCCTGCGCACGCGGCAGCGGGCCGCCGCCGTGCTGCGCCACCCCGTCACGGGACGCCGCGGCTGGTTCAACCAGATCGCCTTCCTCAACGAGTGGACCCTGGACCCGGTGATCAGGGAGTACCTGACCTTCGAGTTCGGGGAGGACGGGCTGCCCTTCAACAGCCTCCACGGCGAGGGCGAGCCCCTCGACGAGGACACGGTGCTCACCATCAACTCCGTCTACGAGAAGCACACGCTCCGCGAGCCCTGGCGCGACGGTGACCTGCTGATCGTCGACAACCTCCGGATGGCCCACAGCCGGGAGCCGTACGAGGGCGAGCGCGAGATCGCGGTCGTCCTCGGAGACCCGGTCACCTTCGCGCCGGGCCCCGACGCGCACTGA